One window from the genome of Thermus sediminis encodes:
- the aceB gene encoding malate synthase A, translated as MKGVEILKDHPLLGEVLTEEALRFVAALQREFNPVRKALLERRKALWERYKAGERPDFPEETAFVRGGSWQVAEAPPDLLDRRVEITGPVDRKMIVNALNSGAKVFMADFEDALSPTWDNVIRGQKNLYDAVRRQIDFVSPEGKEYRLKEKVATLVVRPRGWHLHEKHVLVDGEPMSASLFDFGLYFFHNAKELLSRGSGPYFYLPKLESHLEARLWNEVFNFAQDYLGLPRGTIRATVLIETILAALEMEEILFELKEHAAGLNAGRWDYIFSCIKKFATTAPIFPDRAQVTMTVPFMKAYTELLVKSCHIHGAHAIGGMAAFIPSRKDPEVNERAFQQVRADKEREASQGFDGTWVAHPDLVPVAMEVFDRYLGDRPHQKEVRREDVEVRAEDLLNFEVPGGKVTEGGLRNNISVALQYLNQWLLGNGAAAIFNLMEDAATAEISRAQLWQWVHRGARLEDGRTVTPELYQEIKEEELAKLGERERERYREAEEILDRLVLSQEFTEFLTLVAYEYID; from the coding sequence ATGAAGGGCGTGGAGATCCTCAAGGACCACCCCCTGTTAGGGGAAGTGCTCACGGAAGAGGCCCTCCGGTTCGTGGCGGCCCTGCAGAGGGAGTTCAACCCCGTGCGCAAGGCCCTTTTGGAGCGGCGGAAAGCGCTTTGGGAGCGGTACAAGGCCGGGGAAAGGCCGGACTTCCCGGAGGAGACCGCCTTTGTGCGGGGAGGGAGCTGGCAGGTGGCCGAGGCTCCGCCCGACCTCCTGGACCGCCGGGTGGAGATCACCGGCCCCGTGGACCGGAAGATGATCGTGAACGCCTTAAACTCCGGGGCCAAGGTCTTCATGGCCGACTTTGAGGACGCCCTCTCCCCCACCTGGGACAACGTCATAAGGGGCCAGAAGAACCTCTACGATGCGGTGCGCCGCCAGATAGACTTCGTCTCCCCAGAGGGCAAGGAGTACCGGCTCAAGGAGAAGGTGGCCACCCTGGTGGTGCGCCCAAGGGGCTGGCACCTCCACGAAAAGCACGTCCTGGTGGACGGGGAGCCCATGTCCGCCAGCCTTTTTGACTTCGGCCTCTACTTCTTCCACAACGCCAAGGAGCTCCTAAGCCGGGGAAGCGGCCCCTACTTCTACCTGCCCAAGCTGGAGAGCCACCTCGAGGCCCGGCTTTGGAACGAAGTCTTTAACTTCGCCCAGGACTACCTGGGCCTCCCCCGGGGCACCATCCGGGCCACGGTGCTCATTGAGACCATCCTGGCGGCCTTGGAGATGGAGGAGATCCTCTTTGAGCTCAAGGAGCACGCCGCCGGCCTCAACGCCGGGAGGTGGGACTACATCTTCAGCTGCATCAAGAAGTTCGCCACCACCGCCCCCATCTTCCCCGACCGGGCCCAGGTCACCATGACCGTCCCCTTCATGAAGGCCTACACCGAGCTCCTGGTGAAAAGCTGCCACATCCACGGGGCCCACGCCATCGGGGGCATGGCCGCCTTCATCCCCAGCCGCAAGGACCCCGAGGTGAACGAAAGGGCCTTCCAGCAGGTCAGGGCCGACAAGGAGCGGGAGGCCTCCCAGGGCTTTGACGGCACCTGGGTGGCCCACCCCGACCTGGTGCCCGTGGCCATGGAGGTCTTTGACCGCTATCTGGGGGATAGGCCCCACCAGAAGGAGGTGAGGCGGGAGGACGTGGAGGTGAGGGCCGAGGACCTCCTCAACTTTGAGGTGCCCGGGGGGAAGGTCACGGAAGGGGGCCTCAGGAACAACATCTCCGTGGCCCTCCAGTACCTGAACCAGTGGCTTCTGGGCAACGGGGCCGCCGCCATCTTCAACCTCATGGAGGACGCGGCCACCGCCGAGATCAGCCGGGCCCAGCTCTGGCAGTGGGTGCACCGGGGGGCGAGGCTCGAGGACGGCCGCACCGTTACCCCGGAGCTTTACCAGGAGATCAAGGAGGAGGAGCTCGCCAAGCTGGGGGAGCGGGAAAGGGAGCGCTACCGGGAGGCGGAGGAGATCCTGGACCGGCTGGTCCTCTCCCAGGAGTTCACCGAGTTCCTGACCCTGGTGGCGTACGAGTACATCGATTAG
- a CDS encoding CDGSH iron-sulfur domain-containing protein, with translation MRLRFRENGPYVLDLPEGATFRLNGQEMRLEKAKLALCRCGGSKNRPFCDGTHKEQGFQGEAGYLEAQPQ, from the coding sequence GTGCGCCTGCGCTTTCGGGAAAACGGGCCCTACGTCCTGGACCTGCCGGAAGGGGCCACCTTTCGGCTGAACGGCCAGGAGATGCGTCTAGAAAAAGCCAAACTGGCCCTTTGCCGCTGCGGGGGGTCCAAGAACAGGCCCTTCTGCGACGGCACCCACAAGGAGCAGGGCTTCCAAGGGGAGGCGGGGTACCTGGAGGCGCAGCCTCAGTAG
- a CDS encoding radical SAM protein translates to MELLRLEATTLSLGDRVLSLDREGRPYHYFRQGLTYKRALDGSLHLRFREGERKRRRLPREEALAIYGETLDLARRHLQDPERRREALRWTPEALLDPTPYRRAYLWPVGILPPDAYLSVVLQATTGCTWNRCAFCSFYQDRPFQKRSAAEFGGHVEAVLDLLGRGRLLRRGVFLADGNALALSEPLTPLLEEVGRRFPREPVLGFLDLFAGVRKEASWWARLYALGLRRVYIGLETGHAPLLALLGKPGHPKEVLPLARALKGAGLGLGVILMVGAGGKAYGKAHREESLNLLAELPLDRGDIVYLSPFQEIPGTPYAALGLEPLPQVEAELSLWAEAIRRMGLRAARYDIREFLY, encoded by the coding sequence GTGGAGCTCCTCCGCCTCGAGGCCACCACGCTCTCCTTAGGGGACCGGGTCCTCTCCTTGGACCGGGAGGGGCGGCCCTATCACTACTTTCGCCAGGGGCTCACCTACAAAAGGGCCCTGGACGGGAGCCTCCACCTCCGCTTTCGGGAAGGGGAGAGGAAGAGGCGGCGGCTTCCCCGGGAGGAGGCTTTGGCCATCTACGGGGAGACCCTGGACCTGGCCCGGCGCCACCTCCAGGACCCGGAGCGGCGGCGGGAGGCCTTGAGGTGGACCCCAGAGGCCCTCCTGGACCCCACCCCCTACCGGAGGGCCTACCTTTGGCCCGTGGGCATCCTCCCCCCCGACGCCTACCTCTCCGTGGTCCTCCAGGCCACCACGGGCTGCACCTGGAACCGCTGCGCCTTCTGCTCCTTCTACCAGGACCGCCCCTTCCAGAAGCGGAGCGCGGCGGAGTTCGGAGGGCACGTGGAGGCCGTCTTGGACCTCCTGGGCCGGGGGCGGCTTCTGCGGCGGGGGGTCTTCCTGGCGGACGGGAACGCCCTGGCCCTCTCCGAGCCCCTCACTCCCCTCCTAGAGGAGGTGGGGAGGCGCTTTCCCCGGGAGCCCGTCCTGGGCTTTCTGGACCTCTTCGCGGGGGTAAGGAAGGAGGCCTCCTGGTGGGCGAGGCTTTACGCCCTGGGCCTGAGGCGGGTCTACATCGGCCTGGAGACGGGCCATGCCCCCCTCCTCGCCCTTTTGGGGAAGCCCGGCCACCCCAAGGAGGTCCTGCCCCTGGCCCGGGCCCTGAAGGGGGCGGGCCTCGGCCTTGGGGTCATCCTCATGGTGGGGGCGGGGGGGAAGGCCTACGGAAAGGCCCACCGGGAGGAGAGCCTCAACCTTTTGGCAGAGCTTCCCCTGGATAGGGGAGATATCGTCTACCTCTCCCCCTTCCAGGAGATCCCGGGTACCCCCTACGCCGCCCTGGGGCTGGAGCCCCTTCCCCAGGTGGAGGCGGAGCTTTCCCTCTGGGCAGAAGCCATCCGGAGGATGGGCCTCCGGGCGGCCCGCTATGACATCCGGGAGTTTCTCTACTGA
- a CDS encoding phosphotransferase family protein, with protein sequence MAVAALKGLLPEEGFARLTPLGGFEARVYTDGERVYKVYGREEAHLAALEARRMARAGLGDLVLGVVEAEGQGVLVTRRFPGKPFSPGAFTERTLAALSHLFLALHRLPEPGVVTREELLERLERFCESLHPVPEALDLLRALKREVDLAAGVERRFCHRDAWAGNLLLKDPGAEGLEVLLVDWVRSGGDDPARDLALLKTGSLDLLGEARARAALFRLGRFYPLEVRERLAFYVPLTYLHDLHWFRGKRPEGFPEALREKLPKALAFFQDCFPRKGKAC encoded by the coding sequence GTGGCCGTGGCCGCCCTCAAGGGCCTCCTCCCCGAAGAAGGCTTCGCCCGCCTCACCCCCCTGGGGGGGTTTGAGGCCCGGGTCTACACGGACGGGGAAAGGGTCTACAAGGTCTACGGGCGGGAAGAGGCCCACTTGGCGGCCCTCGAGGCCAGGCGCATGGCCCGGGCGGGGCTTGGGGACCTGGTCCTGGGGGTGGTGGAAGCGGAGGGGCAGGGGGTTCTGGTCACCCGGCGCTTCCCCGGGAAGCCCTTCTCCCCCGGGGCTTTCACAGAAAGGACCCTGGCCGCCCTCTCCCACCTCTTCCTCGCCCTCCACCGCCTGCCCGAACCCGGGGTGGTGACGCGGGAGGAACTCCTGGAGCGGCTTGAGCGCTTCTGCGAAAGCCTCCACCCCGTCCCCGAGGCCCTGGACCTTCTCCGCGCCCTGAAGCGGGAGGTGGACCTGGCCGCCGGGGTGGAAAGGCGCTTCTGCCACCGGGACGCCTGGGCGGGAAACCTCCTCCTGAAGGATCCAGGGGCGGAGGGCCTCGAGGTCCTGCTGGTGGACTGGGTGCGCTCAGGCGGGGACGACCCCGCCCGGGACCTGGCCCTCCTCAAGACGGGAAGCCTGGACCTCCTAGGGGAGGCCAGGGCCCGGGCGGCCCTCTTCCGCCTGGGCCGCTTCTACCCTCTAGAGGTGCGGGAGCGCCTGGCCTTTTACGTGCCCCTCACCTACCTCCACGACCTCCACTGGTTCCGCGGCAAGCGGCCCGAGGGGTTCCCGGAGGCCCTTAGGGAAAAACTGCCCAAGGCCCTCGCCTTCTTCCAAGACTGCTTTCCCCGGAAGGGGAAGGCGTGTTAG